GGAATGGTTGGTTACCTAACTTCTTTGGTTCTATGACTTCAGTTAATTCTTGCAATACCAAGGTAACTGAACTTATATTCAGTTTTCCCTTTTTGCCTAGCTCAAGCTTTCAAAACTGCAGGTAGAGAGTTGTAAGCCTACTTAAACCATCCTTCTTTCTTGCATATTCATATAGGTACTACGTCACCAATAGGATAGTTGTAAGCCTACCAAGGATGCTACATGCAAATCACTTAATAATGAATAAGGATAAATACAGTTGTAGTGGTTTCAGACCTTCACAATGATAAACCATATCAAAGTAGTGAATAAAATGGATTTAGCTGTTGCTACTACTCTCTTGCAATTTTGCTTTGTAATTGCTCAACtgttgaaagataaaattttcaAAGAGAAAGCTTTTTGTTAAACTTTATTTTAGTAGTTCATGTCATTTCTCTTTGCTGATTTAAGGTTATGAATTCACAAGTATAGTGTTCAAATTATATCTATGAAATGCTACCTTTGTGTCATCTATGATGTCATCTGAAATAGATACCCAAATGACTAATTTTTCATGACTAATTACATGTCTGCACTATTACACACATCAAAGCATTATGTGCCATGGCAGCCATAGGCCATAAGCTGTTCCTTTTTATGTTATTATGCCTGCAACTAGATActtgaaaaattatttttacTTATCCCTTTGAGAAAACCAAGCTTCTTTACTTGGATGCAGGTATAATTGAGTGATTTTCACAATTCAAGTCTTGTCGTGGGAAACAAGCTGAGAACAATGCGGGGAATGATAGAGGGACCCCTGGTAATGTTGAATATAGCATAGGTGTAATGCATAGATCATATCGTTCTTATCAAACATTGTAATATATTTTGTGCATGGACTCTTTGTTTTAATTTCGATATATATGAACTCTTTGTTTTAATCTTGATGTATGGACTCTTTCATTTAATCTCGATGTATGAGCTGATATAGTTGAATTCTGCTACtgtaattatatattatatatgttgtaCAAATGGTACAATattattatataaaaatatttttttatggaaaaaaggtcttcaccgccggttccaaacacaaaccggcggtgatgggtgcacatcaccaacggttggcgcacgcatcaccgccggtttatgaaccggcggtgatgaaccCCTCCATCACGGCGGTGATGGCCCCGCTATCACCATCGATTTAAATCCAACGGTACCcaaaaccgttggtgatgcacttttagaaccggcggtgataggggtGGCTGTAGTAGTGTAAAAACACCAAGTATATGGGTTTTGCACTTTGATGTGCGTTTTCCATTGTAATTGAAGGAACGTTGTGATAACTAGTTGCCTATACTCTATGAAAAAAGATCTTTTTTTTACCAAAAGTGATAACTAATTAAATGCATATCAGCGAGAGTGCTgcgtttttaaaaaataaaatgatcAAAGAGAACTTTTAACGGATGGATCCAtcaatgcaacaaaaaaaagatcCGAATCCCTCGTAAGAATACAAGCTCTGCTACGGGTCTACAGCCTACAGCAGGGTTCTGGCCCCATCCATGGACAAGAATGAAGACAAGGTGTTGGCATCACCTTCACCGGCTTCACCATTGGTCGTGTTTGGTTGACCACTAATTACAGATATTAAATGaggtctaattacaaaattaccttcataattatggtactgtagcagttgacgtaactaatgaggcctttgactgtacgattagagaatgattagacgtggttactgtagcattactgtagccaatcatggtggaGTTTGgtccattagattcgtctcgaaaagttacacctgtccgtaaaaaatttttgcaaataaatatcatttagtactccatacatacatttgtctttttgtgaaaaactTTTCATGACATTAACCAAACACGGCATGCTGGAGGATCGGAGCAGGAGCTGGACGACGCCCGTCGTCGTGAACGGCGTCCACCCAGCGACAACGCCGGAGGCGGACAGGGTGCGTCAGCCGCCGCGTGGCAATGAAGCCGGAGCCTGGGAAAGAGCGCCATCGTCGAGACGTCGACGGTGTTCGCGGAGGTGGTACCTGTGGCGCCGGGCGGCCTCTTGAAAATCTGTGTCCACTGTTCCTGCTACTGCAATACTTGCCAACAGTTTGTGTACGTCAAGCTATCATCAATCCGGCAGTTGGATTTTTCTTTACTTATCAACAACACTTGCCTAACTAATTCATTAGGCAGGTTTATTAAATTAGCTAGGAATTCAATCTCTGTGTATAGATAGCATGATACATTTCTATATACATGGTTATATTTATCTCGTTACATTACATATATAACACGGTGACCGTATCCGTATATATATAGTTGTTTTTTTAagcaatatatatatagttgttTCGTGTCGGCGATCTTTACCTGATCGATCTTGTAGGTCGTTGCTAGATGATAATCGCCGTCTGATCTGTGAGACCGATCCATGACGGCGACCAAGCCCAGCATGATCCTGCTGGCCGCGGCTGCCGGAGGACGCCGGCGTCTCGTCGACCTCCCGGACCCGCCGTTGGCGCCCGACGGGCAGCCGCTGCCGCTGGGGCCGGACTCGGGCGGCTTCTCGTCGTCCGGCGTCGTGCTGTTCTTCATCTGCCTCCTCGTCGGGTTCATCATTGTCTGTCTGATGTGGTTGTGCGACTGCGACAACACGGAGGAGCAGGGGACCAGCCGCGAAGGCGACGGCGGCCGTGGCGAGCAGCGTCCGcagagcggcggtggcgagggtcGCCGTCCACCTCGaccgcagcggcagcggcaggcacCCGCCGTGGACGTGGAGTCGGGGAAgagggcgacggcggaggcgccgctggagTGCACGTACCGGGCGGCGGAGGGGTGGGAGGAGACCTCGTGCTCGGTGTGCCTGGCGGATCtcgccgacggcgaggccgTCAGAGTGCTGCAGCCGTGCATGCACTACTTCCACCCCGCCTGCGCCGAGCAGTGGCTGCGCGACAAGGCCACCTGCCCGCTctgccgcgcgccggcggtcgcAGCCaaaggcggccgccgccgccggacctagTACTAGTAATTAAGTAGCTGCCAGCTAGCTTGCTCATCTACGTGTAGTaagtattttatttaataaacTAATTAATTAGCACTCCTGCCCATTTAATTATGAACTAGATGGGGAAATATCAGCAAGGCAAGCAAGACATGGAGATGACAGATGCAGCACGAGACGATGAAGCTGAAGGTGGTGACGTGAGGACAGGAATCAAGTGTGCAAGATGCACCAAGAAAGGGCACTTAGCAGCGAACTGCACAACAGAAATTTATTGTGTTATTTGTGATCGGAAAGACCATGTAAATTTTAGATGTCCAGTGTTGAAGATGCCTAGGCCGGTGGCGCATGCGGTTGGCTATGCGGTTCACGGTCTAGGTTTCTATCATATTCCTCACCCTCCCTTGCCGAGGGCTAGAAAGGATACAAAGATGGCGCTGATTTCAGTAGAGGGCGGGCAGCTTGGTAAGGAGGAGGTGCAAAGGCAACTTGCGAGAATCTTCCCAGGAAAGTGGCAGTGGGAGCTTAGTGAGCATGAAGATAACTCTTTCATCACTAAATTCCCATCCAAAATCGAACTGCAAAGGGCAATTGCATTTGGAGGGGCAGATGCTAAAGGTGTTGATATCCCTGCGGGGGTAAGGATTCGGTTTGCTATGTGGCATGAAAAGGAGACTGGATATTTGCTACCAAAGGTATGGGTAAGGGTCTATGGCATTAGAAAGGAATTAAGGGAATTTCAGGAGCTTTGGGCGGTAGGCTCGATGCTTGGTTCTACGCAGATAGTGGATATGGAGACAACTAGAAAGAGTGATTTTGGACGCATTTTTGTGGCTGTCCTTAATCCGAAGCTTATCCCAGCAAACCTTGATGTGGTTGTTGGGGATCACTACTTTGAATTGGGCTTTGAGGTGGAAAAAATTGGAGTGGATGAGAACGGGGAAGAGGCAGATTTTGAGTGGAGTGGGGAAGAGGATGGTGAAGGAAAGGGAGAGAAGGGTGACAAGGAGTTTCCTCCCAGAAAAGAAGAGCTCGAGAGAGAGGCCAAGAGACACAAATACTCTAGTACTATTGATGGATCGGAGGGGAAGGCTGCAGGTTCAGAGACTTGCTTCAATGCAAATGACCTGAGTACCTTTAAAGAGAAAGTATCGAACATGAATGAGGAGGAATTCAGAATGTTCCTGAAAGAGAAAGCGGAGGAAATTATGGATATAGCTGCTGATCGAGTCTTGGAGGAGATCGCAGATAAAGTGATGGGGGAAGAGGTGTTTCCAACAGCAGTTTCAGGGGGGTTTAGTGGCTTTGgtgaggaaggggaagggggtgCTACAGCTGATGGGATGCATTTGACAGAAAACCATGCGGAGAACTCAATGGAGAGCAACAAGAGGATGGAAAGGGCAGCAATGATACCGGAGGCGACAATGCCGCATGTCCGCTCCAGTCCAAGGTTGTCGAAGTCTAAAGATGAACACACCTTGATCAGAGCTGAGGAGAGGGCGGCAAAGAAAAATCTCGAGCTCCCGGGAGGTATGCCTCGTACAGAACCTTGCTCTTCTTTGCTTTTTGATGTTGCATCTAGCAATTTACAACAGTTAGGAATCAATTTTGGTTCGGGTGAGAACGATAGAATTAGAAATTTACAACAACTTTTCGATTTAGATGCTGAGAGGGCAGGGGTCGAACTTGGTGAGGGTGAGCTTTTTGGGACAGTTAGTGATAGTGAAGAGGAAGATTTGGAGACTTTGGAGGTTGATGCGCTGAAGTGTTTATGTGGTGATCTGATGGAGGAAGTGTTTGAGGTGGATAGTTTCTACCTAAGTAGTGCAGAAAAAACTacctctagaaagtacaagtccCGCGCTAAGTCGCGTTTGAAAAAGACTTGTAAGATTGTGATGTCTAACTATTCTAAGAGTAGTATTAAATGAAGGGAATATTTTGGAATAGCAGAGGTCTTAGTGACTTGGCTAAATCTAGGTTCTTAGCGGATACATCCAAGGAGCAAAATTTAGATTTTATTGCTCTTTTGGAAACAAGCAAAAAGGATTTCTCACAGTCGACACTAGATAAATTTAGTGCTGGGAGAAATTTTTTATGGCATTGGACTGCACCTCATGGGAGATCTGGTGGAATTCTGTTGGGggtaaatcttgatgtttttgaTCTTGGTAGCATAGAGGAAGGAGAGTTTTATGTAAAGTTTAAAATTAGAAATAAGAAAGATGATTTTAAATGGGTGCTTGTGGCTGTCTATGGGGCAGCTCAACCAGAATATAAAGAGATCTTCCTAACTGAATTAGTACATATGTGCAACAAAGAAAATCTCCCTTTGTGCATTGGTGGTGATTTTAATATCATCCGAAATGCGAGTGAGAAAAATAATGAGAGATATGATGATAAGTGGCCTTTCTTGTTCAATGCCATTATTGATGGTCTTGATCTGAGAGAGATTGAAATGTCAGGAAGAAAATTCACTTGGGCTAATTCTTTGCCAACACCAACTTATGAAAAGTTGGACAGGGTGCTTATCAGCACTGAATGGGAGCAAAAATATCCTCTTGCAACAGTGGACGCTTTGAGTAGGGAGATTTCAGATCACACTCCACTGTTGTTAAATTCGGGAGAGGAAAATAAGAGTAAAAGTCAAACCCAGCCTCAATTTAAATTCGAGCTTGGTTGGCTGCTACGTGATGATTTTTTTGAGTTAGTCTCGGAAGTGTGGAAAAAGGAGAATAAAGGGAGTACACCCTTACAGCGGTGGCAAATTAAAATTAGAAGATTGAGGCAATATTTAAGGGGATGGGATAAGAACATGAAAGGAGCTTACAGAAAGGAGAAACAAGAACTACTTCGAAGGGCTGATGAGCTTGATAAAAAGGCTGAGGTCCAGCTGCTAAGCCAGCATGAAATCGACCTAAAGCAAAGCATAAAGGAACGTTTGGCCCACTTCCTTAGACAGGAAGAGCTTAAATGGTTCCAAAGAGCTAAAACGACGGAGATATTACAAGGAGATGACAATACAAAGTACTTTCAGCTTGTGGCTAATGGCAAGCGAAGAAAAACTAGAATTTTTCGGCTAGAGCAAGATGAAGGAATAATTGAAGGAGATGAAAACCTTAAGGAGTATATAACAAAATACTATAAGGGTCTCTTCGGACAACATCAagaaaataaattttctttgGTAGAGTCAATTACGGAAGATATCCCTCAGGTAACTGAGCAGGAGAATGACATCTTGACTGCagatttcattgaaaaagaagTTCGCAACGCCATCTTTCAAATGAAGCATAACAAAGCTCCGGGGCCAGATGGGTTTCCTGCTGAATTTTACCAGGTGTTCTGGAGTCTCATAAAGGATGATTTAATGGCCATGTTCCGAGATTTTCACTCTGGGGATCTCCCTCTTTTTAGCCTTAACTTTGGGATAATAAATTTGATCCCAAAACAAAAGGAGGTAAAGAAAATCCAGCAGTATCGACCTATTTGCGTGCTAAATGTGAGCTTCAAGATCTTTACTAAAGTGATGGCTAATAGATTAACCTTGGTAGCGAGTAAATTAATTCGGCAATCTCAGTCGGCTTTTTTGCCGGGTCGCTACATTTTAGAAGGAGTGGTCGTCCTGCATGAAACGATCCATGAACTCCAAAGGAAAAAGCAGAGTGGCATTATCCTTAAAATTGACTTTGAGAAGGCTTATGATAAGGTTAATTGGTCTTTCTTGCAGCAAGTGCTGCGAATGAAAGGTTTCTCGGAGAGGTGGTGTGCATGGGTAGATAAAATTGTCACTGGAGGGAGTGTGAGCGTTAAGGTGAATGATGACATGGGGCACTTTTTTCAAACTAAAAAAGGTTTGAGACAAGGAGACCCTCTTTCTCCTGTACTCTTCAATTTGGTGACAGATATACTGGCTGTCCTAATTGAAAGGTCTACAAAGCTTGATCACTTCAGAGGCTTAGTACCTCACCTTGTGGAAGGAGGGCTCTCAATCCTCCAATATGCGGATGACATAATCCTCTTTATGGAAGATAATTTAGATAAAGCTGAGAATCTGAAAATAGTACTATATGCTTTCGAAAAATTATCCGGGCTAAAAATCAACTTCCATAAAAGTGAGTTGTTTTGTTTCGGGGAGGCAAAAGAAAAGGTCGATGCGTATGTAGCTTTGTTTGGGTGCAAGGAAGGAGTGGTACCTTTTAGGTACTTGGGCATTCCTATGAGCCACCGCAAGCTTTCAAATAAGGATTGGGGGATCATCGAAGAAAGATTTCAGAAAAAACTTAGCAGCTGGAAGGGTAAGATGTTGTCGACAGGAGGAAGATTAGTGCTAATCAATTCAGTGCTTTCTAGCTTACCAATGTTTATGCTGTCTTTCTTTAGAATACCTAAAGGTGTTCTAAGGAAATTAGATTATTACAGGTCTAGATTTTTTTGGCAATGTGACGAACATAAGAAAAAATATAGATTGGCCAAATGGTGCATTCTCTGTAAGCCAAAGAGTGTTGGTGGGCTGGGGATTATAAACTTGGACACGCAAAACAAATGCTTATTGAGCAAGTGGCTGTTTAAACTCTTAAATGAGGAAGGCCTGTGGCAAGATTTGCTGAGGAAGAAATACCTCAAAAATAAAACTTTGTCCCAAGTGGAAAAGAGGAAGGGCGACTCGCAATTTTGGAGTGGGCTGATGGAAGTTAAAAAGGATTTTTTGGAAAGGGGTCGGTTTGTTGTACATGAGGGCAACCGGGTTAGGTTTTGGGAGGACTTGTGGATTGGAAATAAGCCTTTGATGAAACAATTTCCATCCCTGTATAACATCGTAAGGAAAAAACATGTCACTGTGGCCAAAGTACTAAGTACAACTCCTATAGGGATTTCTTTTAGAAGAGCTTTAACTGGGAGTAACTTGGATTTGTGGCATAAACTGGTAGGAGAGGTAACATGTATACAGCTTGATAAACACAAGGATGCTTTCTCCTGGTGCTTGAGCAAAACGTTTACAGTAAGCTCTATGTACAAGGAACTAATGAAAGGGGCTGGGTTGCCAGCCGAGTGCTTTGCTTGGAAAGTGAAGCTTCCACTCAAGATAAAAGTCTTTCTTTGGTATCTACAACAAGGAGTCATTCTAACTAAAGATAACCTTCTTAAGAGGAAATGGAAAGGAAGTGTGCAATGCTGTTTTTGTAGTAATAATGAAACTATTCAGCACTTGTTTTTTGGTTGCCATCTGGCACGCTTGATGTGGAATATAGTTAGTATGTCTTTTGGCATTCAACCACCTTGTAGTATTGCAAATCTCTTTGGTTCTTGGCTCAAGAGCTTCCCCTTTAAGTTGAGAAATCAAGTGTTAATTGGTACTGCAGCCTTGTGTTGGGCATTGTGGTTGTGTCGTAATGACgtggtttttcaaaaatcaaaaacTAATTCTTGTATGCAGGTGATCTTCAGAGGGACACACTGGATACGGTGTTGGGCGCTCCTTTCTAAAGAGGAAGAGAAACTCCGACTGCTAAGAGGCTGCAAGACTTTGGAGATAACAGCTATGGACGTTTTGAGCAAAGCTGGGTGGAATATCTTCAAGAGAATTGATAACTAGAATCTATTTAGATCTTTTGTTGTCCCTTTGGGGTGATCTAAATCTCTTGTACCGTGTCACTTTATGTGGTGTGCGGCTTATATGCTGCAGGTAGAATCTCGTTGGTTGTATGCGATCAAAGCCTTGATTGCAGAGACCGGTTTATTATCCTTCATCTAAAAAAAAATGGATTTAATCAATTCTAGTCGCAGAACTAGTCCAAATTTAATCTGATTCGGAAGTA
The genomic region above belongs to Panicum virgatum strain AP13 chromosome 8N, P.virgatum_v5, whole genome shotgun sequence and contains:
- the LOC120685234 gene encoding E3 ubiquitin-protein ligase EL5-like, translating into MTATKPSMILLAAAAGGRRRLVDLPDPPLAPDGQPLPLGPDSGGFSSSGVVLFFICLLVGFIIVCLMWLCDCDNTEEQGTSREGDGGRGEQRPQSGGGEGRRPPRPQRQRQAPAVDVESGKRATAEAPLECTYRAAEGWEETSCSVCLADLADGEAVRVLQPCMHYFHPACAEQWLRDKATCPLCRAPAVAAKGGRRRRT